The Cupriavidus necator DNA window CGCCCGCCAGCGGGATCGGGAAGCGGTCGCCAAAGCCGCGCACGCCGCGCAGCGTGCCGAAGTAATTGTCGAACGAGCGGTTTTCCTGCATCAGGATGACCACGTGCTCGACGTCGCGTATGGTACCGGTGGCGTTGTTGGCCGGGATTGCCAGCGCGCGGCGGATGGACGGCGGGAAGGCCGCCAGCGCGGCGGTGGCGGCGGCGCTGCCGCCGGCGAGTTTGAGGAAGTTGCGTCTGCTTTGCGGGTTCATGGATTCTGTGCCGGGTGGTTTCTGGAGGGGAGACGGGCCAGGCCCGGCTTCAGGGTGCGCAGCGCAGCTGCGGCTTCACGGCGGGCGTCTCGCCAGGCTGGTCGCTGCCATTCCCCTGGCCGGGGTTGCCGCCGGTACCCGGGGCACCCGGCGTGATCGGTGCCGCGTTGGGCGAGCCGGTGGGGCTGTCGCCGGAGTCGCCGCCGCAGGCGGCGAGCGCTGCGCACATCAGCACGGCGGCGAGCCAGTGCGGCCGCGCCAGGGTGGAAGGTCGGAAAGTCATGGTGTCAATCTCCTGCAGGGGATCGGGCGGGGGGGAAGGGTCGGTGAGGAACCCGTTCCGTGACGAAACGGGCTCCGGCCGGATTTAAGGATTCAGCGTGGACAGCGGCTGGCGTGCGCCGGTGATGGCCTTCAGCTCGTCCAGCGACAGCACGCGCGTCCACATCGCCAGGTCGTTGAAGCCCATCACGCCCTTGAGCGCGCCGGGGTTGTTGCCCACGTAGTTGTGCGTGGCATCGTCGTTCACGCCCCAGCCGGTGCCGAGCCCGGCCAGCTTGGTCACGTCGGTATTGGTGATCGCCTTGTTCTCGGTCCTCTGCAGGCCCAGCACCGGATCGATGACATAGGCGCTGAAGCGCCTGGCTGCCGCGTCGACCGACAGCGCCAGGTAGGCCCACTGGTTGGCCGACACCTTCATGCCGTTGATGTCGTCGCGCTTGCCGCTGCCGCTGCCCAGGTTGAAACGGATCTCGCAGCTGCCGAACAGCGCCACGGCAATGCCGGGGTTGCCGCCCGAGATGTAGTTCTTGTTGGACAGGATGGGCTCGCCGGTGCCGTTGCCCTGGGCGCAGTCGGTGCGGAACCAGAAGCCGATGGTGAACTGCGGGCTCTGCGTGATATCGGCGGCAGCGTTGTACGCCAGCTTGTAGCTGTCGACACGCGAGTCCAGCTGCAGCGACTGGCCGCTGAAGTTGTCGGCAGCCAGCGTGCCGCCGTCAAGGCTTGCCGCCCACGGGCCGAGCGTGGCGGCGTTCTTCGCATCGGCGAACGGCTTGCTGTCGAGGCTGAAGTACGTGGCCAGGCCATTGAGCAGCGTCGGCGCCAGCATGACCGGCTTGACGTAGTGGATCTGCGCCAGGTACGACACCGGCACGTCATTGCGCACCAGCGTGTAGTTGAACTGGTACAGGCCCGTGGCCATGTTGAAGGCCTTGTCGGTGAACTGCCGCACCTCAGGTCCCAGCGAGGCGATCTGCACGCCGTCGCGCAGCACGCGGGTGACGCCGAAGGCTTCGGTCGGGTTCTGCCAGCTCAGCGTGATGGCGTCGTTGTACTGGCTGATGCTGGCGCCGATGGCTCGCACGCCTGCGTTGGCGGTGGTCAGCGCCGAACCGTCCAGCCGCGTGGTGGCCGGGTCAAGCGCCACGCCGGCGTGGGCCAGCACGGTCGGGACGAGATCGGCTTCGGTCGGCAGCGCCGACAGGTCCGCCGGGGTGTCCGGCGCTGCTGCGCCAGGTTTGGCCAGCGCGCCGTTGAGCGCCTTGTTGGTGGCGAGGAAGGCGGTGCGGTTCTCCACCGTCGGCACCGTGGTGGTGGCGCCGGTGGCATCCAGGCCGTGGCTGGTGGTGACCATCACCAGCCAGTCTTCACCCGGCTGCCCCTGGCTGCGCGCTGCGACGGCGCCGAGCAGCTCGCCCAGCGCCTTGTCGATGCCGGCCAGGGCCGTGGCATAGGCGCCGTTGCCGAAGCCGCCGGCTTCTGCCGCCTGTGCCGGCGCGCTGTATTGCGCAAACACTACGCCATAGCCGGACTGCACCTGCCGCACGGCGTTCTGCGTGACGCAGCTGTCGACCCCGGCGCAGTCAACCAGCGTATCGAGCATGCCCGCTTCCTGCTCGGCCTTGAGCAGGCCCGGCAGCACCCCCGAACTGGTGGATGCGCCTTGCTGCAGGCCGGGTTTGCCGGCCGCGCGCAGGTAGCGGAATACGGTGGGGGCCTGCAGTGCGGTGCTGCCGGTATCGTCTTCGATGCCGTGGCGGTTGGCCCAGGCGCCGGTCAGCACCGTGGCCCAGCTGGGCGCGTCCAGCGGCGGCTGCGCGGTGATGGTGCCGGGCATGCCGCCGGTGGCGGTGGGCACCAGGTTCAGCCGGGCCAGGTTGGGCAGCTCGCGCCGCAGCAGCGCGCCCTGCACCTGGGCATAGGTGGCACCGTCCACGCCGACCAGCAGCACGCGCGGGCCGCCGGCACCGGCAGGCGGCGGGGTCTTGATGGTGGTGTCGTTCGGTGCGGTTGTCGGCGCGGTGTCATCGCCGCCGCCGCAGCCGGCCAGTGTTGCCGCCAGTGCGGCGATCATGGTGGCGGCCAGCACACGGCCGCGCGACATCCCCGCCAGCCTGTCCGGTGCAAGGTTCCCTGCCATCTTTGATTCCCCTGTTCATCTGCGTTGTTGTGCGCTGCGGCAGGTGCCGCATGGCGGATTGCGTTTGCCGCAATGCGCTCGCAGAGTAAGAACCGGGGTTGTCACCGTGGTGACAGCGGGGCAAAGAATGCTGATGGGGCTATTCGGATTCTTGGGGTGAGGGTGGCGCCAGCGTCCTATGCCTGGGGCGTGCCAACGGCATCGCCTGCCTGGATCAGCAGCACCGCGTCGCGCTTGTCCAGGAGGTGCTGGCGCAGGATGGCCGCAAGCCGCTTGCCGTCGCGTGCTTCAAGTGCCTGCAGCATCTCTTCGTGGTCGCGGATGGCGCTGTCCCACTTCGGCTTCTGATAGTTGGAGCGGAAGCGCAGTGCCTGCAGTCGCCGGTTCACAGACAGATAGGTCTGGCGCAGCGCCGAATTGCGGGCCGCCAGGTTGATGCGGTCATGGATCTGGTGGTTGATGCGGTAATAGCCGGGCAGGTCGTCATTTGCCCGGCAGGCCAGCATCGCATAGTGCAGGGCCTTGATCTCGGCCAGTTCCACGGTC harbors:
- a CDS encoding LamG-like jellyroll fold domain-containing protein, coding for MAGNLAPDRLAGMSRGRVLAATMIAALAATLAGCGGGDDTAPTTAPNDTTIKTPPPAGAGGPRVLLVGVDGATYAQVQGALLRRELPNLARLNLVPTATGGMPGTITAQPPLDAPSWATVLTGAWANRHGIEDDTGSTALQAPTVFRYLRAAGKPGLQQGASTSSGVLPGLLKAEQEAGMLDTLVDCAGVDSCVTQNAVRQVQSGYGVVFAQYSAPAQAAEAGGFGNGAYATALAGIDKALGELLGAVAARSQGQPGEDWLVMVTTSHGLDATGATTTVPTVENRTAFLATNKALNGALAKPGAAAPDTPADLSALPTEADLVPTVLAHAGVALDPATTRLDGSALTTANAGVRAIGASISQYNDAITLSWQNPTEAFGVTRVLRDGVQIASLGPEVRQFTDKAFNMATGLYQFNYTLVRNDVPVSYLAQIHYVKPVMLAPTLLNGLATYFSLDSKPFADAKNAATLGPWAASLDGGTLAADNFSGQSLQLDSRVDSYKLAYNAAADITQSPQFTIGFWFRTDCAQGNGTGEPILSNKNYISGGNPGIAVALFGSCEIRFNLGSGSGKRDDINGMKVSANQWAYLALSVDAAARRFSAYVIDPVLGLQRTENKAITNTDVTKLAGLGTGWGVNDDATHNYVGNNPGALKGVMGFNDLAMWTRVLSLDELKAITGARQPLSTLNP
- a CDS encoding GntR family transcriptional regulator; protein product: MQIVATSGTDSPAPVLPRLERQRLHDTVVAHLRTFIVEGTLEPGRKLNERELCETLGISRTPLREALKVLAAEGLIDISPNRGATVSRLSGAEIQDTFELMSGLEAFSGELACERITTVELAEIKALHYAMLACRANDDLPGYYRINHQIHDRINLAARNSALRQTYLSVNRRLQALRFRSNYQKPKWDSAIRDHEEMLQALEARDGKRLAAILRQHLLDKRDAVLLIQAGDAVGTPQA